One uncultured Flavobacterium sp. DNA segment encodes these proteins:
- the uvrB gene encoding excinuclease ABC subunit UvrB: MNFQVSSEYSPKGDQPQAIEKLSQGIVDGEKYQTLLGVTGSGKTFTVANVIQEVQKPTLVLAHNKTLAAQLYSEFKQFFPNNAVEYFVSYYDYYQPEAFMPVTGVFIEKDLSINEELEKMRLSTTSSLLSGRRDILVVASVSCLYGIGNPVEFQKNVIEISRDQVISRTKLLHSLVQSLYSRTEADFTPGTFRIKGDTVEVYPSYADDAFRIHFFGDEIEEIESFDAKTSHVIEKFQRLTIYPANMFVTSPDVLQGAIWEIQQDLVKQVDYFKEIGKHLEAKRLEERTNFDLEMIRELGYCSGIENYSRYLDGREAGTRPFCLLDYFPDDYLMVVDESHVTISQVHAMYGGDRSRKENLVEYGFRLPAAMDNRPLKFEEFEAMQNQVIYVSATPADYELQKTDGIYVEQVIRPTGLLDPIIEIRPSLNQIDDLIEEIQVRCELDERVLVTTLTKRMAEELAKYLTKVNIRCRYIHSDVDTLERIEIMQDLRKGIFDVLIGVNLLREGLDLPEVSLVAILDADKEGFLRSHRSLTQTIGRAARNLNGKAIMYADKITASMQKTIDETNYRRTKQINFNVENGITPQALNKKIDSAFTKNPLVEFELGHTLSMAAEPETAYLSKNDLEKMIREKRKSMEKAAKELDFLQAAKLRDDIKKLQEQLP, encoded by the coding sequence ATGAATTTCCAAGTATCCTCAGAGTATAGTCCAAAAGGCGATCAGCCGCAAGCTATTGAAAAACTTTCGCAAGGTATTGTAGACGGCGAAAAATATCAGACATTATTAGGAGTTACCGGATCCGGAAAAACATTTACTGTTGCAAACGTTATTCAGGAAGTTCAAAAACCCACTTTAGTTTTGGCACACAACAAAACTTTGGCGGCGCAGTTATATTCTGAATTCAAACAATTTTTCCCAAATAACGCAGTTGAATATTTCGTATCCTACTACGATTATTACCAACCTGAGGCTTTTATGCCGGTAACAGGAGTTTTTATTGAAAAAGATTTATCTATCAATGAAGAACTTGAAAAAATGCGTTTAAGCACTACTTCTTCCCTACTTTCCGGACGAAGAGATATATTAGTTGTAGCATCCGTTTCTTGTTTATATGGTATTGGAAATCCTGTAGAATTTCAGAAAAACGTAATTGAAATTTCAAGAGATCAGGTAATTTCCAGAACAAAATTATTACACAGTTTAGTACAAAGTTTATACTCCAGAACCGAAGCCGATTTTACACCCGGAACATTCAGAATCAAAGGCGATACAGTAGAAGTTTATCCAAGTTATGCCGACGATGCTTTTAGAATTCACTTTTTTGGAGATGAAATTGAAGAAATAGAATCATTTGATGCTAAGACTTCTCATGTTATTGAAAAATTCCAAAGACTAACGATTTATCCCGCCAATATGTTTGTGACTTCTCCGGATGTTCTGCAAGGCGCTATTTGGGAAATTCAACAGGATTTAGTCAAACAAGTCGATTATTTTAAAGAAATCGGAAAACATCTCGAAGCAAAACGTTTAGAAGAACGAACCAATTTTGACTTAGAAATGATTCGCGAATTAGGATATTGCTCAGGAATTGAAAACTATTCAAGATATCTTGACGGAAGAGAAGCCGGGACAAGACCTTTCTGTTTGTTAGATTATTTTCCTGATGATTATTTGATGGTCGTCGACGAAAGTCACGTTACGATATCGCAAGTTCATGCCATGTACGGCGGTGACCGCAGCCGAAAAGAAAACTTAGTAGAATATGGTTTCCGTTTACCTGCAGCAATGGACAACAGACCTTTGAAATTTGAAGAGTTTGAAGCCATGCAAAACCAGGTAATTTATGTATCAGCAACTCCTGCCGATTATGAATTGCAAAAAACAGACGGTATTTACGTAGAACAAGTAATTCGTCCAACAGGATTATTAGACCCAATTATAGAAATAAGACCAAGTTTGAATCAAATCGATGATTTGATTGAGGAAATTCAGGTTCGCTGTGAGTTAGACGAAAGAGTTTTAGTAACTACTTTAACCAAAAGAATGGCCGAAGAATTAGCTAAATACCTAACCAAAGTAAACATTCGTTGTCGATATATTCACTCTGATGTTGATACTCTGGAACGTATAGAAATTATGCAGGATTTACGAAAAGGTATTTTTGACGTTTTAATTGGTGTAAACTTACTTCGTGAAGGTCTTGATTTACCTGAAGTTTCGCTAGTTGCAATTCTTGATGCTGACAAAGAAGGTTTTCTTCGTAGTCATAGATCTTTAACGCAAACTATTGGTCGTGCGGCGAGAAACCTAAACGGAAAAGCGATTATGTATGCTGACAAGATTACGGCAAGTATGCAGAAAACAATCGATGAAACAAATTATCGAAGAACCAAACAGATAAACTTTAACGTTGAAAACGGTATTACACCACAAGCTTTAAACAAAAAAATCGATAGTGCATTTACTAAAAATCCGTTGGTAGAATTTGAATTAGGACATACTTTATCTATGGCTGCCGAACCGGAAACTGCTTATTTATCGAAAAATGATTTAGAGAAAATGATTCGCGAAAAACGTAAATCAATGGAAAAAGCAGCTAAAGAATTAGACTTTTTACAAGCTGCAAAATTACGTGACGATATTAAAAAACTTCAGGAACAATTGCCTTAA
- a CDS encoding alpha/beta hydrolase-fold protein: MIRVFLFSILLWITFAGNAQQSTASKNVSTFTIDAPQLKTAKKIWIYLPENYSASAKKKYSVIYMHDAQNLFDAKTSFVGEWNVDEKLDSLKAQVIVVGIEHGNEKRIDELTPFKNEKYGGGNADNYLEFIVKTLKPYIDKNYRTKTKAKNTIIFGSSLGGLVSYYGALKYPEVFGKAGVFSPSFWYTNDIYTLTEKAPKIKTKFYFLCGDKEDENMVKDMTKMEKLLDTKRCYCLHLTKSRVVKGGEHNEKLWRDGFVKAVLWLGY, encoded by the coding sequence ATGATTCGAGTATTCTTATTTTCTATTTTACTTTGGATAACCTTTGCAGGGAATGCACAGCAAAGCACTGCTTCAAAAAACGTATCAACTTTTACAATTGATGCCCCTCAATTAAAAACTGCCAAAAAAATCTGGATATATCTTCCCGAAAATTATTCGGCTTCAGCCAAAAAAAAATACAGCGTGATTTATATGCACGATGCTCAAAATTTATTTGATGCGAAAACTTCTTTTGTTGGCGAATGGAATGTCGACGAAAAATTAGATAGTTTGAAAGCCCAGGTAATTGTCGTGGGAATCGAACATGGAAATGAAAAACGTATCGACGAATTAACTCCTTTTAAAAATGAAAAATACGGCGGAGGAAATGCCGATAATTACTTAGAATTTATCGTAAAAACACTAAAACCGTATATTGATAAAAACTACAGAACCAAAACAAAAGCCAAGAATACCATTATTTTTGGAAGCTCACTTGGCGGTTTAGTTTCTTATTATGGAGCTTTGAAATATCCTGAAGTATTTGGTAAAGCAGGCGTTTTTTCGCCTTCATTTTGGTATACAAATGACATTTACACTTTAACTGAAAAAGCCCCAAAAATTAAAACTAAATTTTACTTTTTGTGCGGTGATAAAGAAGATGAAAATATGGTGAAAGATATGACCAAAATGGAAAAATTATTAGACACAAAACGCTGTTATTGCCTTCATCTTACGAAATCAAGAGTTGTAAAGGGCGGCGAACATAACGAAAAACTCTGGCGAGACGGATTTGTAAAAGCGGTACTTTGGCTTGGTTATTAA
- a CDS encoding dipeptide epimerase produces the protein MELILREYNLKLKHTFTISRESIDFQPSLIVELKSEGYSGFGEATSNPYYKTTVPMMIEDLEEIRSIIEATKNETPDEFWAKMYPYLKDDMFALCALDLAYNDLYARKKGKKLYELWNYTTERNPLTDYTIGIASIDKMVSKMQELPWPIYKIKLGTKEDIAIVKELRKHTNAIFRIDANCGWGVDETINNAIELKKLGVEFLEQPLKADNWEAHKEVFKHSVLPIIADESCIIEEDVAKCFNHFHGVNVKLVKCGGLTPGKRMIEEAKKLGLRTMVGCMTESTVGISAIAHLLPQLDYVDMDGALLLDEDIATGVKIKDGIIQYSDLNGTGVTLI, from the coding sequence ATGGAACTAATTTTAAGAGAATACAATCTAAAACTAAAACATACTTTTACTATTTCAAGAGAATCAATTGATTTTCAGCCTTCCTTAATTGTAGAACTCAAAAGTGAAGGTTATTCAGGTTTTGGAGAAGCCACTTCAAATCCGTATTACAAAACAACAGTTCCAATGATGATCGAAGATTTAGAAGAAATCAGAAGCATTATTGAAGCTACAAAAAATGAAACTCCAGATGAATTTTGGGCAAAAATGTATCCGTATTTAAAAGACGATATGTTTGCTTTGTGCGCTTTAGATTTGGCTTATAATGATTTATACGCGCGTAAAAAAGGCAAAAAATTATACGAATTATGGAATTACACAACCGAAAGAAATCCGCTTACAGATTATACAATTGGGATTGCTTCTATAGATAAAATGGTTTCAAAAATGCAGGAACTTCCCTGGCCTATTTACAAAATTAAACTGGGAACCAAAGAAGATATTGCAATCGTAAAAGAACTTAGAAAACACACCAATGCCATTTTTAGAATTGATGCCAATTGTGGTTGGGGTGTTGACGAAACCATAAATAATGCGATCGAATTAAAGAAATTAGGTGTTGAATTTCTTGAACAGCCTCTGAAAGCAGATAATTGGGAAGCTCATAAAGAAGTTTTCAAACATTCGGTTTTACCAATAATCGCCGATGAAAGCTGTATCATTGAGGAAGATGTGGCAAAGTGTTTCAATCATTTTCATGGTGTAAATGTAAAACTGGTTAAATGTGGCGGATTAACTCCGGGAAAACGCATGATCGAAGAAGCTAAAAAACTTGGACTGAGAACAATGGTTGGCTGCATGACGGAATCAACAGTAGGAATCTCTGCTATTGCTCATTTATTACCTCAATTGGATTATGTTGATATGGACGGCGCATTACTTTTGGATGAAGATATTGCAACCGGAGTCAAGATAAAAGATGGTATTATTCAATATTCTGATTTAAACGGAACAGGAGTTACTTTAATTTAA
- a CDS encoding aminotransferase class I/II-fold pyridoxal phosphate-dependent enzyme has protein sequence MNVNQFPDRIIEIDQKQYLYFGGTAYLGLPKNKVFQELVIKNIQKWGTTYGSSRSANIKLTAFEKGETFLAKHIKAEAAVTVSSGMLAGKLVIEQLKKQTDSFFHFPDNHPAIQVDNSLPVFIDNRINPRLLDSKSEKITFLADAVTGFQTEAIDLSILASIPHHKEITLVIDESHSLGVLGKNGCGIYSEINFPIKKKIMVSSLGKAFGLTGGVIASDASFINQIHHLNTFISAAGMNPAFVQTLADAEDLYKTQHQILIENLNYIDTLLIKNDVIKFDKSYPLIYLKNGNLIEVLKANKIIIANFKYQENSDNLNRIVITANHLKEDLDQLISIINDYNS, from the coding sequence ATGAATGTCAATCAATTTCCGGATAGAATTATCGAAATCGACCAAAAACAATATTTGTATTTTGGTGGAACAGCTTATTTGGGATTGCCTAAAAATAAAGTTTTTCAGGAATTGGTCATAAAAAATATCCAGAAATGGGGAACGACTTACGGAAGCTCCAGAAGCGCCAATATAAAACTTACCGCTTTTGAAAAAGGCGAAACTTTTCTGGCCAAACACATAAAAGCAGAAGCGGCTGTCACCGTTTCGTCTGGAATGCTTGCCGGAAAACTTGTAATAGAACAATTAAAAAAACAAACAGATTCTTTCTTTCATTTTCCGGATAATCATCCTGCGATTCAAGTAGACAATAGTTTACCTGTATTTATAGACAATAGAATAAATCCAAGATTACTGGATTCTAAATCAGAGAAAATTACATTTCTGGCTGATGCCGTTACGGGTTTTCAAACCGAGGCGATCGACTTATCGATTTTGGCTTCAATTCCACATCATAAAGAGATTACTTTAGTTATTGATGAATCTCATTCACTTGGGGTTTTAGGCAAAAATGGCTGCGGAATTTATTCTGAAATTAACTTTCCGATTAAGAAAAAAATCATGGTTTCGTCTTTAGGAAAAGCTTTTGGTTTAACAGGCGGAGTAATTGCAAGTGATGCTTCGTTTATCAATCAAATCCATCATTTAAATACTTTTATTTCTGCTGCGGGAATGAATCCGGCTTTTGTGCAAACATTGGCTGATGCCGAAGATCTTTACAAAACGCAGCATCAAATATTAATTGAGAATCTAAATTATATCGATACTTTATTAATCAAAAACGATGTTATCAAATTCGATAAAAGCTATCCTTTAATTTATTTAAAAAATGGAAATCTTATCGAGGTCCTGAAAGCAAATAAGATCATAATTGCCAACTTTAAATATCAGGAAAACTCAGATAACCTAAATCGAATTGTAATCACGGCTAATCATCTCAAAGAAGATTTAGACCAATTAATAAGCATCATAAACGACTATAATTCCTAA
- a CDS encoding DUF1456 family protein: MTNNDILKKLRVALMLRDDQIVEILELVDFRISKSELGAFFRAEDHENYMECGDQVLRNFLNGLVIHLRGTKENPKNPNDVLAKHKAEIPKKETSKDRPEFKAAPKDSERARGDKAPSKSGPAAKKPFKKKPAAPKIQVVEKVVYKNGKNKK, translated from the coding sequence ATGACGAACAACGATATATTAAAGAAACTTCGCGTGGCATTGATGCTCCGTGATGACCAAATAGTTGAAATTTTAGAATTAGTAGATTTTAGAATTTCAAAATCAGAATTGGGTGCTTTTTTTAGAGCCGAAGATCATGAAAATTACATGGAATGTGGTGATCAGGTTTTAAGAAACTTCTTAAACGGACTGGTAATTCATTTAAGAGGAACAAAAGAAAATCCTAAAAACCCTAATGATGTTTTAGCTAAGCATAAAGCAGAGATTCCAAAGAAAGAAACTTCTAAAGATAGACCTGAGTTTAAAGCTGCTCCAAAAGATTCTGAAAGAGCAAGAGGCGATAAAGCTCCTTCTAAATCTGGTCCGGCAGCTAAAAAGCCTTTCAAGAAAAAACCTGCTGCACCAAAAATTCAGGTTGTAGAGAAAGTGGTTTACAAAAACGGTAAGAATAAAAAATAA
- the sucC gene encoding ADP-forming succinate--CoA ligase subunit beta: protein MNIHEYQGKEILASYGVRIQRGIVANNAVEAVAAAKQLTAETGTGWHVIKAQIHAGGRGKGGGVKLAKNLQQVEEIAEQIIGMQLITPQTSAEGKKVNKILVAEDVYYPGESETSEFYVSVLLNRGTGRNMIMYSTEGGMDIEEVAEHTPHLIFTEEVDPNVGLQGFQARRIAFNLGLSGNAFKEMVKFIDSLYNAYIGSDASMFEINPVLKTSDNKILAVDAKVNIDDNALYRQPKYAEMRDIREENPIEVEAKEVGLNYVDLDGTVGCMVNGAGLAMATMDLIKYAGFEPANFLDVGGTADAKRVETAFRIILKDPNVKAILINIFGGIVRCDRVAQGVVDAYKNMGDAINVPIIVRLQGTNAEIAKELIDNSGMPILSAVQFQEAADQVKAALS, encoded by the coding sequence ATGAACATACACGAATATCAAGGAAAAGAAATTTTAGCAAGTTACGGAGTACGCATTCAACGCGGAATTGTGGCTAATAATGCGGTTGAAGCTGTAGCTGCTGCAAAACAATTAACTGCCGAAACTGGTACAGGATGGCATGTGATAAAAGCACAAATTCACGCAGGTGGACGTGGAAAAGGTGGTGGAGTGAAGTTGGCTAAAAACTTGCAACAAGTTGAAGAAATTGCTGAACAAATCATCGGAATGCAATTGATTACTCCTCAGACTTCTGCAGAAGGTAAAAAAGTAAACAAAATTTTAGTTGCTGAAGATGTTTACTATCCTGGTGAAAGCGAAACTTCTGAATTTTATGTTTCTGTTTTATTGAATAGAGGTACAGGACGTAACATGATCATGTATTCTACTGAAGGTGGAATGGATATCGAAGAAGTTGCTGAGCATACTCCACATTTAATCTTCACTGAAGAAGTTGATCCTAACGTAGGATTACAAGGTTTTCAAGCAAGAAGAATTGCCTTTAACTTAGGTCTTTCTGGAAATGCTTTTAAAGAAATGGTTAAATTCATCGATTCATTATACAATGCTTACATTGGTTCTGATGCTTCTATGTTTGAAATCAACCCGGTTTTAAAAACTTCTGATAACAAAATTTTAGCTGTTGATGCTAAAGTTAATATCGATGATAACGCTTTATACAGACAACCAAAATATGCTGAGATGCGTGATATCCGTGAGGAAAATCCAATCGAAGTTGAAGCTAAAGAAGTAGGTTTGAACTATGTAGATCTTGACGGTACTGTAGGATGTATGGTAAACGGAGCTGGTCTTGCAATGGCAACTATGGATTTAATTAAATATGCTGGTTTTGAGCCTGCTAACTTCCTTGACGTTGGTGGAACTGCTGATGCTAAACGTGTTGAAACAGCTTTCAGAATTATCTTGAAAGATCCAAACGTAAAAGCTATCTTAATTAACATCTTCGGAGGAATCGTTCGTTGTGACCGTGTTGCTCAAGGTGTTGTTGATGCTTACAAAAACATGGGAGACGCTATCAATGTACCAATCATCGTTCGTTTGCAAGGAACAAATGCTGAAATTGCAAAAGAATTAATTGACAATTCAGGTATGCCAATCTTATCAGCTGTTCAATTCCAAGAAGCTGCTGACCAAGTTAAAGCTGCACTTTCTTAA